From the Spirochaetota bacterium genome, the window TATAATGATTGTGGATTAACAAAAGAAGATGCTCTCAATGCTGCCCAGATTTTACTTCAAACAATTAAAAACTTTACTGTATTTACATAAATTATAATTTTATAGTATACTTGATGTTATCTGTTTATATTCCTCAAAAACTATATATATATATATATATATATTACAACACTTTATGCATATATGTATTGTGGCAATATACTATCAAATAAAATAATCCCTACTGCCAGGTACAATAAGGTTTTATTTCAACAAATAAATTGATACCAAAATTTTTAATTTCACAGAGAAAAAATATAATTGATTTATAGTATTTATTTATTTATATTGGAATAAATATTTGTGTGTAATTATTATCGCATGCTTGGAAAAAAAATAAAAATTGATGTAGATTATCTAAGGCCAAATAGTACTTTTATATATCCACTTATATCGGAAGATGGTGATGTAGTTTTACCTCCCCGCGTGGCTCTAACTGCCGAAAAAATAAATGCCATTAAGGCAAGGTATGGCAATATTCTGTATTATAATGACAATGGACAGATGGCTGTTATTCCCAGTTTCAGGATGCAAATTGCCCGGAATAAATCAAAAGAAATAATGCACGAAATAGCCCAAAGCCATAAAATCAGCAAAGTTGCAATTCATGAAGCTGAAAAGGTTATTATAGATATTGTCAATGACCTTACTTCAACTGAAATACTGGCGCTAAACCTTCTAAAAGATTTAAAAAGCTATGAAGAATATATCTATAACCATTCAGTGAACGTAGGTATTTTAAGTGCTGTTATGGCACGAATGATTGGAACTTTCAATAAAGATGAGATTAAAAATATAGCGCTGGGCGGGTATTTACATGATATTGGTCAGATGCAGTTAGATAAAAACCTTTTAGAAAAAGAAGGAAAATATAATATTACCGATATTCAGAAAATGAAGCGCCATCCTCAGTTAGGCTATGAAATAATCAAAAAAATTAAGGATGTACACCCCATAGTATTGCAATCAGTATTATTTCATCATGAACGGTACAATAATAATGGATATTATGGATTACCGTACGAAAATTTACCCATTTATCCCAAAATAATAGGATTATGTGATATATATGATGCATTAACATCAAAACGCCCTTTCAGAAGTGCTATCGAACCAAGTAATGCATTAAAGGCAATATTAAATGCTATTAATCAGCAGTTTGATTATCAATTAATTAACATTTTTATCAATAAGTTAGGCCCCATATTAAACAACACGCAGGCATTCTATACACATAACGATATTTGTGAACTCAACACACAGGAGCTTGCTATCATTAAGGACTTTGGCATCAATGACATGTTGAAACCTAAAGTGATAATATTTTGCAAATTCCAGAGAACAGGGGAACAGTTACTGGCGCGTTTCTATGAAAAACCATTAGAAATTGACCTTTCACAAGATCCCAATAATCGTTATATGATCAAAATCATCAATAATTACAAACAGCTACAATCAATTCAGAAAAAATTAGAAGAAAAAAAACTATTATAAACTATTAATTATTCCTAAATGTGGAAAT encodes:
- a CDS encoding HD domain-containing phosphohydrolase yields the protein MLGKKIKIDVDYLRPNSTFIYPLISEDGDVVLPPRVALTAEKINAIKARYGNILYYNDNGQMAVIPSFRMQIARNKSKEIMHEIAQSHKISKVAIHEAEKVIIDIVNDLTSTEILALNLLKDLKSYEEYIYNHSVNVGILSAVMARMIGTFNKDEIKNIALGGYLHDIGQMQLDKNLLEKEGKYNITDIQKMKRHPQLGYEIIKKIKDVHPIVLQSVLFHHERYNNNGYYGLPYENLPIYPKIIGLCDIYDALTSKRPFRSAIEPSNALKAILNAINQQFDYQLINIFINKLGPILNNTQAFYTHNDICELNTQELAIIKDFGINDMLKPKVIIFCKFQRTGEQLLARFYEKPLEIDLSQDPNNRYMIKIINNYKQLQSIQKKLEEKKLL